The stretch of DNA CGGCGGACGCCGGCTGAGCTACGCCGGCCTGGAGCACCGCGCCGGGCTGCTCGCCCGGCACCTGGCCGCCGCCGGGATCCGCCCCGGCGAGCACGTGGCGCTGCTCTCCTACAACCGCGCCGAGTGGCTGGAGTCGTTCTTCGGGGTACTGCGCGCCGGCGCCGTCCCGGTGAACGTGAACTACCGCTACGTCGCCGAGGAGCTCCGCTACGTGCTGGACGACTCCCGGGCGGTCGCGCTGATCGCGGAGCGGTCGCTGACCCCGGCCGTCGCCGGGGTCCGCGACCGCCTGCCGCGCCTGCGGCACGTGCTGCTGCTCGACGACGGCGCGCCGTGCCCCGCCCCCGGGCCGCTGCCCGGCACCGGCTACGAGGCGGCGCTGGCCGGCGCCGCGGAGCTGCCCGCCCCCGCCGCCGAGCCCCGCGGCGACGCGCTCTACCTGCTCTACACCGGCGGCACGACCGGCTTCCCCAAGGGCGTCATGTGGCGGCAGGAGGACATCTTCCACGCGGCCCTGGAGCGGCGCGGGCCGGGCGACCCGCGCATCCGGCGGGCCGCCGAGGCCGGGGAGCGCGCCCTGCGCTGCTCGGCCCACCGGATGCTGGTGCTCGGCCCGCTGATGCACGCCGCCGGCCAGTGGAACGCGCTGAGCATGCTGTTCTGCGGCAAGACCGTGCTGCTCAACACCGACCGGGTGTTCGACGCCGGCCGGGTCGCCGCGCTGGCCGACCGGGAGGGCGCGCAGTCGGTGCAGCTGGTGGGGGACGCGATGGCCCGGCCGCTGGCCCAGGCCCTGCTCTCCGGCGAGCACGCCTGCGCAGACCTGCGCACGGTCGCCTCCGGCGGGACCCCGCTCACCCCGGCCGTCCGCGCGCTGTGGCGCGGCTGGCGGCCCGGGATCACGCTGCGCGACAGCTACGGCGGCTCGGAGACGGGGGTGTGCGGCGCGGCCGCCGAGGGCCCCGGCGAGCGCCGGTTCGCCATGGGGGCGAGCGTCGCCGTGCTCGACGAGCGGATGCGCCCGCTGCCCCCGGGGTCGGAGTCGGCCGGCCGGATCGGCCGGATCGCCCGCACCGGCCGGATCCCGCTCGGCTACTTCAACGACCCGGTGAAGACCGAGCGGACCTTCCCCCGGGACCCGGACGGGCGCCGCTGGGTGATGTCGGGCGACTACGGGACGGTGGCCGGCGACGGTTCGATCGTGCTGCTGGGCCGCGGCTCGGCGGTGATCAACACCGGCGGCGAGAAGGTCTACCCCGAAGAGGTGGAGTCGGTGCTCAAGGCGCACCCCGACGTCGCCGACACCATCGTGGTGCCCTCCCCCGACGAGCTGCTCGGCCAGCGGGTCACCGCGGTGATCGCGCCGGTCCCCGGCCGCTCCCCGTCCCCGGAGCGGCTCCGCGAGCACTGCCGCACCCGGCTCGCCGGGTTCAAGGTGCCGCGCGCCTTCCGGGTGGTCGACCGGGTGCGGCGGACCGCCGTCGGCAAGCAGGACTACCGGTGGGCCGCCGCGGTGGCCCGCGGCGCCGCCCCCGCCGAGGCCCGGGAGGGCGCCGCCGCCGGCCGCTGACCCCGCCGGGGCTCGCCCCGGCGCTCCGCCGCTCTCCCCCTCCGCGACCGGTGGCGGGAGGCGGCCGCCCGGAGACTGCCGGGTATGCGGGCGATGCCCGGTTCGACCTGCGCGGCGGCCGTTCCGCCCGGGGCGAGGCGTCTGCGCTTTCCCCGCCCGCCCGCGGCGCCGCCCGCCTGCCGCCGGCGTATCGACCGCCGCGGTCCAGGGCCGGCCAGCGGTCCTCGACCTGGCCGAGCGGCCGAAGGACGCCGGGCCCCGGATCCGCGAGGCCTTCTGCGAGCCCGACACCGCGAGGATCGCCGAGTCCGCGCCCGGGTTCGGACCGGTCCTGGGCGCGGAGTCCATCGCTGCGGCCGGGGGCCCGGCCGGCCACCGGGAGGGCGGGACGGCCGGGCTCTGCCGCCGGGCCGCTCCCCCGGAGGATCCGGGCGCCGGACGGGCGACCTGCACCGGCCGGAACGCTACGGCCGGGCTCTGCGCGGGGTGCTCTTCATGTCCGCGCTGTCGTCGGTCCGCGCCGAGGGCCCTGACCGCCGGTTCCACCGGCGCAAGCGGGCCGAGGGGCTCAAGCGCGTTCAGGCGGTGATCGCGCCGGCCCGCCGCAGGGCGAGCGTGCCGTGGGCGCCGCTGCGGGGCGGAAGGGCGTTCACCCCCGCCCCGCCGGTCCCGCAGACGGCTCGACGACTTCATCTAGACTCCCCGGAGCGGCCGACCGTCGCTCAGGCGGGTGCTCGCGGCTCTTCCCAGGCCGTCGGCCTCCGCCGGTCTCCCCGCGGTCCCGCCGCCCGCGGCCCGCCCCGGGCGGCGCGCGGGCGGCGGGCGCGGCGGGATCCGATGATCCCTAGACTGTGGGGGCGCCGCCGCCCGGGGCCACTCGCAGCCCCGTCCGTGCGCCCGCGGCGCATCCTCCCCCGACCGCTCTGCGACACCCGCTCCGCTACACGAAACGCGAGAAATGGCGCTCTCCTTCGGTACCCCTGTGTTCAATGTGCTCCGCGGCGGCCTCATCGGCACCGCCGAGGTCGTCCCCGGGATCAGCGGCGGAACCGTCGCGCTGATCATCGGGGTGTACGAGAGGCTCATCACCTCGGCCGGGCACGTGGTGTCCGGGATCCGGATGGCGGCGGCCGACGCGCCGCGCGGCCGGGGGCTGGGGCGGGCGCTTGGCGAGGTCCGCCGGGCCGACTGGGCCACCGTCTTCGCCGTCCTGATCGGCATGCTCGCCGCGGCGCTGGTCGCGGCGAAGGTCCTGGCCCCGCTGATCGAGCAGGAGCAGCAGCGCGCCTACGGACTCTTCTTCGGCCTGGTCCTGGCCTCGCTGTGGGTGCCCTACTCCTCCGGCGGGCAGCGCTGGAGGGCCTGGCACTACCTGCTGGCCGCGGCGACCGGGGTGCTCGCCTTCGTCGCGACCGGCCTGCCGCCGGCCCACGTGGAGCCCTCGCTCCCGGTGGTGATGGGCGCGGCCGCACTCGCGGTGTCCGCCCTCGTCATGCCGGGGATGTCCGGCTCGTTCATCCTGCTCACACTGGGCCTGTACACCACCACGATGGACGCCCTGAACGGCCGGGACTTCGGCTACATCGGCGCCTTCCTGCTGGGCGCGCTGATCGGCGGCGCGCTCTTCGTCAAGCTGCTGCAGTGGCTGCTGGAGCACCACCGGATGGTGACCCTGGTCGCGATGACCGGGGTGATGGCCGGATCGCTGCGCGCCCTGTGGCCCTGGCAGGACGAGGACCGGACGCTCTTCGCCCCCGCCGGCGACGTGCCGGCCACCGCGGGCCTGGCGGTGCTGGGCGCCGCCGCGGTCGCCGCGGTGCTCGTGCTGGAACGCCTGGTGGGGGCGGGCCGTTCCCGGGGCAGGCACGCCCGCCCCGCCGACGGAGCCCGGCAGGGGCTGTGACAGGCTTGTCGTCCGGGCGCCCCGAGCGGGCCGCCCGCCGCAGAACCGGATGACGGCGCGGGGTGCCGGTGCACGCCACCGGCTGAGAACACACCCGTCGAACCTGATCTAGCTCGTACTAGCGAAGGGACGCCACATGGGCTCCTTCAACATCCTGTCCATCGCCGGCACCGACCCCAGCGGGGGCGCGGGGATCCAGGCCGACCTGAAGGCCTTCTCCGCGCTCGGCGGCTACGGCACCACCGTGGTGACCGCCCTGGTCGCGCAGACCACCACCGGCGTCGCCGCGGTGCACCCGGTCCCCCCGGAGTTCGTCACCCGGCAGCTGACCACCCTCCTGGACGACGTGCGCATCGACGCGGTGAAGATCGGCATGCTGGCCGACACCGGCGTCATCGAGGCGGTCGCCGCGGCGCTCGACGCCTACCGGCTGCGCAACGTCGTGCTCGACCCGGTGATGGTGGCCAAGAGCGGCGACCGGCTGCTGGCCGCCGAGGCGATCGAGGGGCTGCGCACCGTGCTGCTGCCCCGGGCCGACCTGATCACCCCGAACCTCCCGGAGGCCGCCGACCTGCTCGGCGAGGACGAGGCGGCCGACCTGGAGGAGATGGAGGAGCAGGCCCGCCGCCTGCTCAAGCTCGGCCCGGCCCGGGTGCTGCTGAAGGGCGGCCACCTCTCCACCGGGGACAGCACCGACCTGCTGGTCGAGCCGGACGCCCCGGCCGTGCCGTTCACCGCCGAGCGGGTCCCGACCGAGAACACGCACGGCACCGGCTGCACCCTGTCCTCGGCGATCGCCGCCCTGCTCCCGCAGCGCGCCGGTGTCGCCGAGGCGGTCCGGGACGCCAAGTCCTACCTGACCGAGGCGCTGCGCCGCGCCGACGACCTGGAGGTCGGCCGCGGCAAGGGCCCGGTGCACCACTTCCACGCCTGGTGGTGACCGCCGCCCCGCGCCGCCCGTGATGCGTCGGCCCCGCCGGTGCGCGCCGGCGGGGCCGCGGCGTCCGAGCCGGCGCGGACGCCGGGCTCAGCCCTGCCCGCCGCCGTCCGCCTGGGCCAGGGCGAGGCGGCTGAGCGCCGCGGCCGTCTCGGCCGGGTCGGCGCCGCGGCCGACCGCGATGCCCATCAGGAAGGCGGTCAGCGGGGCCGCCGGCCGGGCCACCGAGTGCGCGGCGTCCTTGGCGAGGTCGAGGATCCGGTCCACGTCGGCCTTGTCCATCTCCTCGGGCAGGTCCAGTTCGGCGCTGACCAGCCGCGCCCACTCCACCAGCGTCATCGTCGCTCCCCGGCATCGGTGCTGTGCTTGCTGTGCTGTCGCCGACGATCCTAGACCTCCGCCCTGCCGCCCCCTTCTTCCCGATGATCTCGACGTTGCGGCCCTATCAGGGCGTGCTGATAGGGCCGCGCGTCGAGATCATCGGGGAGGAGTGGAGGACGCGGTGCGAGAAGAGGGTGGGAGCCGGGTAGGGGGATGGCGAGGGTCCGGGTGCGTCCGGGGCTGCGAGGGCGCTAGCCTGGCCCGGCGGACAGGAGCGGGACCGGCCCTTCCGCGATGACCGGTCCCGCTCCTCCGTGTCCTTCCCGGGCCTCCCCCCGGAGGGCCCGGGAGCCGCTCAGGCCGCGGCCGCCACCGGTGCGGCGACGCCGGCCAGCACCTCTTCCAGGCGGTCCAGGTGCGCCTGGATCCACGGCAGCCGGGTGGGGTCGTCCACGGCGAGCGCCGCGTACCGCTCGGCCTCGGTCTCCCCGTAGAGCAGGCTGGTGGCCACCCGCATCCGCAGCGCCTCGGCGCTCTCGCCGAACTCCACCGCGGGCAGCACGCCCATGCCGTACCGCTCCAGCAGCAGCCCGCACAGCTCGGGGCCGGTGCCCACGCCGTGGTCGGCGGCGAGGCGCTCGCGGTGCGCCTCGAAGTCGGGGTAGAGGTAGAACGCCGCCTGCGGCGCCGCCACCGACGCCCCGGCCGCGGTGAACCGCTCGGCCACCGCCCGGGCGACCGCCCCGTGCAGCCGGCGGCTGCGCTCGATGTGCGCGGTCAGCTCGGCGGGCTCGCTGAACGCCAGGGCGCCGGCCCGCTGCACCGGCCCGGTTGGGCTGGACCAGATCTCGCTGGCCACGCCGAGCAGCTCGGCCCGGATCCGGCGGCCCAGCGGGGAGTCCGGAAGCCGGGTGACGCCGAGCCGCCAGCCGCCCAGGGCGAGGCTCTTGCTCAGCCCGGAGGTGACCACGGTGCGCTCCGGGGCGAACTCGGCGGGGCTGCGCACCTCCGTCTCCGGGTCGTGCACCAGGTCGCGGTAGATCTCGTCGGAGATGACCACCAGGTCCAGGGCGCGGGCGACCTCGGCGAGCCGGCGGACGGTGTCGGCGGAGGCGACCGTGCCGGTGGGGTTGTCCGGCAGGGTGGTGATCACCGCGCGCACGTCGCGCCCCTGCTCGCGGGCGGCGGACACCGCCTCGGCCAGCAGGTCCGGCTGGGGAACGCCGCCCTGGCCGCGCTCGGTGGGCACGAACAGCGGCCGGTTGCCGGCCAGCCGGCTCTGCGCGGCGTAGCTGACCCAGCTCGGCGCGGCGATCGCGGTGTCGCCGCCGATGGCCAGCAGCAGCGCGTACAGCAGCGGCTTGCTGCCCGGGCCGGCGACGACCGTGTCGGGGTCGGTGGGCAGGCTCCGGCGGTTCCAGTAGCCCGCGGCGGCCTCGCGCAGCACCGCGCTGCCGGCCACCGGGCCGTAGGCGTTATCCCCTCCCCCCGCCGAGAGGGCGTCCCGCATCATCTGGTGGACGGGAAGCCCCGCCTCACCGAAGCCGAGCGGGAGCACCTGCATGCCGCGGCGGCGCTTCTCGGCGAGGGCTTCGTTGACGGCGAGGGTCGCTGAAACGGCGACTGACATGGAGGAATCAACTCCGCTGATCCAGGTGGCCGGTCTTGAGGCTGTCTTTCCGGTGCCTTCACTCTTCAGCCTGCCCCGCTCAACGCGTTACCACAAGCGACTCTTTTCGATGGTGAGCGTAAGCTGACCTTATGCTCGATCTCAGAAGGCTCCAGCTGCTCCGGGAATTCGCCGAGCAGGGCACCATCGCGGCCACCGCGGCATCCCTGGGCTACACCCCCTCCGCCGTCTCCCAGCAGCTCGCCGCGCTGGAGCGCGAGGTCGGCGCGCAGCTGCTGGACCGCAGCGCGCGCAGCGCCGAGCTCACCGAGACCGGCCGGCTCCTGGCCGAGCAGGCCGAGCAGATCCTCGCCATGGTGGAGGCGGCCGAATCGGTCCTGGCCGAGCAGCGCGGGGTGGTCACCGGCCGGGTCACCGTGACCGCCTTCCCCACCGGAGCGGTCGCGTTCGCGCCCCGGCTCGCCGAGCGGCTGCGCCGGCACTCCGCGATGCAGCTGGTGCTCCGGCAGACCATGGAGGGCTCGGGGGTGCGCCAGGTGAGCGCGGGGGAGGCCGACATCGCCCTGGTCGACATCTGGACCGGGCGGCCGCCGGACACCGGCGCCGGCAAGATCCGGCACGAGCTGCTGCTGCGCGACCCGATGGTGCTGGCGGTCCCCGAGGACCACCAGCTCGCCGACCCGGCCCGCCCGGTCGAGCTGCACCGCCTGGTCGGGGA from Nocardiopsis composta encodes:
- a CDS encoding AMP-binding protein, with the translated sequence MTETGHRAAAPSGPAPGSPAPEASAAEAGDLGLTGLLSAIAAAVPERTAVVAGGRRLSYAGLEHRAGLLARHLAAAGIRPGEHVALLSYNRAEWLESFFGVLRAGAVPVNVNYRYVAEELRYVLDDSRAVALIAERSLTPAVAGVRDRLPRLRHVLLLDDGAPCPAPGPLPGTGYEAALAGAAELPAPAAEPRGDALYLLYTGGTTGFPKGVMWRQEDIFHAALERRGPGDPRIRRAAEAGERALRCSAHRMLVLGPLMHAAGQWNALSMLFCGKTVLLNTDRVFDAGRVAALADREGAQSVQLVGDAMARPLAQALLSGEHACADLRTVASGGTPLTPAVRALWRGWRPGITLRDSYGGSETGVCGAAAEGPGERRFAMGASVAVLDERMRPLPPGSESAGRIGRIARTGRIPLGYFNDPVKTERTFPRDPDGRRWVMSGDYGTVAGDGSIVLLGRGSAVINTGGEKVYPEEVESVLKAHPDVADTIVVPSPDELLGQRVTAVIAPVPGRSPSPERLREHCRTRLAGFKVPRAFRVVDRVRRTAVGKQDYRWAAAVARGAAPAEAREGAAAGR
- a CDS encoding DUF368 domain-containing protein → MALSFGTPVFNVLRGGLIGTAEVVPGISGGTVALIIGVYERLITSAGHVVSGIRMAAADAPRGRGLGRALGEVRRADWATVFAVLIGMLAAALVAAKVLAPLIEQEQQRAYGLFFGLVLASLWVPYSSGGQRWRAWHYLLAAATGVLAFVATGLPPAHVEPSLPVVMGAAALAVSALVMPGMSGSFILLTLGLYTTTMDALNGRDFGYIGAFLLGALIGGALFVKLLQWLLEHHRMVTLVAMTGVMAGSLRALWPWQDEDRTLFAPAGDVPATAGLAVLGAAAVAAVLVLERLVGAGRSRGRHARPADGARQGL
- the thiD gene encoding bifunctional hydroxymethylpyrimidine kinase/phosphomethylpyrimidine kinase produces the protein MGSFNILSIAGTDPSGGAGIQADLKAFSALGGYGTTVVTALVAQTTTGVAAVHPVPPEFVTRQLTTLLDDVRIDAVKIGMLADTGVIEAVAAALDAYRLRNVVLDPVMVAKSGDRLLAAEAIEGLRTVLLPRADLITPNLPEAADLLGEDEAADLEEMEEQARRLLKLGPARVLLKGGHLSTGDSTDLLVEPDAPAVPFTAERVPTENTHGTGCTLSSAIAALLPQRAGVAEAVRDAKSYLTEALRRADDLEVGRGKGPVHHFHAWW
- a CDS encoding DUF6457 domain-containing protein, with product MTLVEWARLVSAELDLPEEMDKADVDRILDLAKDAAHSVARPAAPLTAFLMGIAVGRGADPAETAAALSRLALAQADGGGQG
- a CDS encoding pyridoxal phosphate-dependent aminotransferase, which encodes MSVAVSATLAVNEALAEKRRRGMQVLPLGFGEAGLPVHQMMRDALSAGGGDNAYGPVAGSAVLREAAAGYWNRRSLPTDPDTVVAGPGSKPLLYALLLAIGGDTAIAAPSWVSYAAQSRLAGNRPLFVPTERGQGGVPQPDLLAEAVSAAREQGRDVRAVITTLPDNPTGTVASADTVRRLAEVARALDLVVISDEIYRDLVHDPETEVRSPAEFAPERTVVTSGLSKSLALGGWRLGVTRLPDSPLGRRIRAELLGVASEIWSSPTGPVQRAGALAFSEPAELTAHIERSRRLHGAVARAVAERFTAAGASVAAPQAAFYLYPDFEAHRERLAADHGVGTGPELCGLLLERYGMGVLPAVEFGESAEALRMRVATSLLYGETEAERYAALAVDDPTRLPWIQAHLDRLEEVLAGVAAPVAAAA
- a CDS encoding LysR family transcriptional regulator, with the protein product MLDLRRLQLLREFAEQGTIAATAASLGYTPSAVSQQLAALEREVGAQLLDRSARSAELTETGRLLAEQAEQILAMVEAAESVLAEQRGVVTGRVTVTAFPTGAVAFAPRLAERLRRHSAMQLVLRQTMEGSGVRQVSAGEADIALVDIWTGRPPDTGAGKIRHELLLRDPMVLAVPEDHQLADPARPVELHRLVGESWIAAPQGEPSRYGTDALLADVGGAPAAAWEFEGLATILGLVSRGIGIAAVPALALTAGTTGLAFRRLPGEAPARGVYASVRAASLRRPAIDVTLRALRRAAGDVQRDLAEVLDRIPGA